Proteins encoded in a region of the Flammeovirga yaeyamensis genome:
- a CDS encoding ferrous iron transporter B — protein MNKEDQINQLLSEAAETRWEIGQEFHDKLSESIYTNAAEIAEKTVLKDHEKENFNLDRAIDRVVTSPIWGFPIMFLVLAIVLWLTIVGSNVPSEFLASILLDNVYVFLKAQAEAVMPWWLSGFLIDGVFLCLAWVISVMLPPMAIFFPMFTILEDLGYLPRIAFNLDKLFRKSGAHGKQALTMSMGFGCNAAGVVATRIIDSPRERLIAIITNNFSLCNGRWPTQILLSSIFIGAIVPNEYKTLVATGAVIGVALLGIGLTFLVSLFLSKTFLKGEVSSFTLELPPYRKPRILQTIYTSLIDRTLIVLWRACVFAAPAGAVIWLVCNVNIGDQSIALWMIQGMDQFGWLVGLNGVILLAYILAIPANEIVMPTILMLTVMTTNIVGYGEGNGVMFELESMSNTHDVLVAGGWTFLTAINVMLFSLIHNPCSTTIYTIYKETNSAKWTTIASILPVIMGFLVCFVITQIAHLL, from the coding sequence ATGAATAAAGAAGATCAAATCAATCAATTACTTTCTGAAGCTGCTGAAACACGTTGGGAAATCGGACAAGAATTTCATGATAAGCTTTCTGAAAGTATTTATACAAACGCTGCAGAAATTGCAGAGAAAACGGTTCTTAAAGATCACGAAAAAGAGAATTTCAATTTAGACCGTGCAATAGATCGAGTGGTAACAAGTCCTATATGGGGGTTCCCTATTATGTTCTTGGTGCTTGCTATTGTTTTATGGTTAACTATTGTAGGATCTAATGTACCCTCAGAGTTTTTAGCTTCCATCCTTTTAGACAATGTCTATGTATTTCTAAAGGCACAAGCGGAAGCAGTAATGCCTTGGTGGTTATCCGGCTTTTTAATTGATGGAGTTTTCTTATGCCTTGCATGGGTAATCTCTGTGATGTTACCTCCTATGGCGATTTTCTTCCCCATGTTTACCATTTTGGAAGATTTAGGATATTTACCTAGAATTGCTTTCAACTTAGATAAGTTATTTAGAAAATCTGGAGCACACGGTAAGCAAGCCTTAACCATGTCGATGGGCTTTGGATGTAACGCAGCAGGTGTTGTGGCCACTAGAATTATCGATTCTCCACGTGAACGCTTGATCGCAATTATTACCAACAATTTTTCATTGTGTAACGGACGTTGGCCCACTCAGATTCTGTTATCAAGTATCTTTATTGGAGCCATTGTACCCAATGAATATAAAACTTTAGTGGCTACAGGTGCCGTTATTGGTGTAGCATTATTGGGCATCGGATTGACTTTCTTAGTTTCATTGTTCCTTTCAAAAACATTCCTTAAAGGTGAAGTTTCTTCATTTACTTTAGAACTTCCACCTTACAGAAAACCACGTATTCTTCAAACAATATATACTTCCCTAATCGATAGAACGTTAATTGTTCTTTGGAGAGCCTGTGTATTTGCGGCTCCTGCAGGTGCTGTTATTTGGTTGGTTTGTAATGTAAATATTGGAGATCAAAGTATTGCTTTATGGATGATACAAGGAATGGATCAGTTTGGGTGGTTAGTCGGCTTAAACGGAGTGATTCTACTCGCTTACATTTTAGCTATCCCTGCCAATGAAATTGTTATGCCTACCATCTTAATGCTTACGGTGATGACGACCAATATTGTTGGATACGGTGAAGGAAATGGCGTAATGTTCGAGTTGGAATCTATGAGCAATACACATGATGTACTAGTAGCAGGAGGCTGGACTTTCCTCACAGCAATTAATGTGATGTTATTTAGTTTGATTCATAATCCTTGTAGTACTACTATTTATACGATATATAAAGAAACAAATAGTGCCAAATGGACTACAATAGCTTCTATTCTTCCTGTGATTATGGGATTTTTAGTTTGCTTTGTGATTACACAAATTGCACACTTACTTTAA
- the nadE gene encoding NAD(+) synthase yields the protein MTNLIKVAGAELNQTPLDWNNNFENIKNAIETAKEQNVSILCLPELSITGYGCEDAFYAPNTEHQALKILGKILPLTKDLVISVGLPLRFKNKLYNTVVLIVNQKIKGFVAKKHLAGNGIHYEPRWFTPWIEGEFSTIEFDDSYASILGDTSFPFGDLIFNVNGVKIGFEICEDAWVANRPGRTLYHQGVDIILNPSASHFAFDKLDVRKRFVLEGSRAFGVGYIYANLLGNESGRAIYDGGVMIALSGKLLSISKRFAFYNYKVTTATFDLDIARLAQIQSHTSNTGTGNHLVVKDEFKIPRTTPEKHIPVEESWEHSDNIKEEEFGRAVALGLFDYMRKSFSKGYVVSLSGGADSSSIVTLIHLMIKMGIEDLGLEGFKSKLSYFSALSDCEDDKALCEKILTTAYQPTENSGDVTLNAATELAKAVGATFYTIDVNPMYKGYLNAIENAIERKLGWDTDDITLQNIQARVRAPSVWMLANINGALLLSTSNRSEAAVGYATMDGDTSGGLSPIAGIDKNYLRSWLRWMETNGLDNKWNVPELKLVNDQQPTAELRPKDSKQTDEADLMPYDILEEIEKLAIRDKKSPQECQLFLSANHPDASRETIIAWVKKFFQLWSRNQWKRERYAPSFHLDDKNLDPKTWCRFPILSGGFRNELSEL from the coding sequence ATGACAAACCTTATAAAAGTTGCTGGGGCTGAGTTAAATCAGACTCCATTGGATTGGAATAACAATTTTGAAAATATAAAAAACGCAATTGAAACTGCTAAAGAGCAAAACGTTTCTATATTGTGTTTACCAGAATTATCGATTACAGGTTATGGATGTGAGGATGCTTTTTATGCTCCAAATACAGAGCATCAAGCCTTAAAAATATTAGGAAAAATACTCCCATTAACGAAAGATCTTGTCATTTCTGTGGGCTTACCACTAAGATTTAAAAACAAGCTTTATAATACAGTAGTATTAATCGTTAATCAGAAAATAAAAGGTTTTGTAGCAAAAAAACATTTGGCAGGTAACGGAATTCACTATGAACCACGTTGGTTTACTCCATGGATAGAAGGTGAATTTTCTACTATCGAATTTGATGACAGCTATGCTTCTATTTTGGGTGACACCTCCTTCCCTTTTGGCGATTTGATTTTTAATGTCAATGGTGTCAAAATAGGATTTGAAATTTGTGAAGATGCTTGGGTGGCGAACCGTCCAGGTAGAACTTTGTATCATCAAGGAGTTGATATTATTTTAAATCCTTCCGCAAGTCATTTCGCTTTTGATAAACTTGATGTTCGTAAACGATTTGTTTTAGAAGGTTCTAGAGCCTTTGGTGTAGGATATATCTATGCCAATCTTTTAGGTAATGAATCGGGTCGTGCTATTTATGATGGCGGGGTGATGATTGCATTATCTGGTAAGCTTTTATCAATTAGTAAGCGTTTTGCCTTCTATAATTATAAGGTAACTACCGCTACATTTGATTTGGATATTGCTCGATTGGCTCAAATTCAAAGTCATACATCGAATACAGGCACTGGAAATCACTTGGTAGTCAAAGACGAATTTAAGATACCGCGAACGACTCCTGAAAAACATATTCCAGTAGAAGAATCGTGGGAACATTCAGACAATATAAAAGAAGAAGAATTTGGTAGAGCTGTTGCATTAGGTCTATTTGACTATATGCGAAAAAGTTTCTCCAAAGGATATGTTGTTTCTCTTTCAGGAGGTGCTGACTCTTCTTCCATTGTTACCCTTATTCACTTAATGATTAAGATGGGTATAGAAGATTTAGGATTAGAAGGATTTAAGTCGAAGCTATCTTATTTCTCGGCATTATCAGATTGTGAGGACGATAAAGCACTTTGTGAAAAGATTTTGACTACAGCTTATCAACCGACCGAAAATAGTGGTGATGTTACTTTAAATGCTGCTACTGAATTGGCTAAAGCAGTTGGTGCCACATTCTATACCATTGATGTTAACCCGATGTATAAAGGTTACTTGAATGCCATTGAAAATGCCATTGAACGAAAATTAGGTTGGGATACAGACGATATCACACTTCAAAATATACAAGCAAGAGTTCGTGCCCCATCCGTGTGGATGCTAGCGAATATCAATGGTGCTTTATTATTATCCACATCTAACCGTTCGGAAGCTGCTGTAGGTTATGCCACTATGGATGGAGATACAAGTGGAGGTTTAAGCCCAATTGCAGGAATCGACAAGAATTATTTGAGAAGTTGGTTAAGATGGATGGAAACAAATGGTTTGGATAACAAATGGAATGTTCCAGAATTAAAATTGGTCAATGATCAACAACCAACGGCTGAATTACGTCCGAAAGATTCAAAACAAACAGATGAGGCAGATTTAATGCCTTATGATATCTTGGAAGAGATTGAAAAATTAGCCATTCGTGATAAAAAATCACCACAAGAATGTCAGCTTTTCCTTTCTGCAAATCATCCTGATGCTTCTAGAGAAACAATTATAGCATGGGTGAAGAAATTCTTCCAACTTTGGAGTAGGAACCAATGGAAGCGTGAAAGATATGCTCCTTCCTTCCATTTAGATGATAAAAACTTAGATCCTAAAACATGGTGTAGATTCCCAATCTTATCGGGTGGATTTAGAAACGAATTATCAGAGTTGTAA
- a CDS encoding HIRAN domain-containing protein, with amino-acid sequence MTDIILALIVIAIIFLPILIFGKKNKNKKAKKVAARKIELDNYDRYMRRFDDPSCLNKMDILNTVVAGTRYPNDDTGENRQDILKKTKVGELLKLLPDELNRYDNSAIKVVKLNDKQIGFLDMDLSIEIKSRLMSRSPVEASITKIYDKGGNLECEIALQRYSRKIKKQ; translated from the coding sequence ATGACGGACATCATCTTAGCATTAATAGTTATTGCTATTATTTTTTTACCGATTCTAATTTTTGGCAAAAAAAATAAAAACAAAAAAGCAAAAAAAGTAGCAGCTCGAAAAATTGAGTTAGACAACTACGATCGTTACATGCGTAGATTTGATGATCCTTCTTGTTTGAATAAAATGGATATCTTAAATACTGTAGTTGCTGGTACTCGTTACCCAAACGACGATACTGGAGAAAACAGACAAGATATACTCAAAAAAACTAAGGTTGGTGAACTTTTAAAATTGCTGCCCGATGAGTTGAACCGTTATGATAATTCTGCGATTAAGGTGGTAAAACTTAATGACAAACAAATTGGCTTTTTAGATATGGATTTATCTATCGAAATCAAGTCAAGATTAATGAGCCGCTCGCCAGTGGAAGCTAGCATCACTAAAATCTATGATAAAGGTGGAAATCTAGAGTGTGAGATCGCTTTACAGCGTTATAGTCGCAAAATCAAAAAACAATAG
- a CDS encoding YceI family protein — translation MKKLSLSLIVLLALSIFSCSSKKDSTKTESSNTKEVETTASSYAYDPAQTVVSFTAFKTTDKVGVSGRFQEFEVKTSKESVSNPSDILSGLTFEIPINSLETNDKSRNGKIIEHFFGSMVNTSKITGVVKSFSNGKALVDIALNGITKEVALDAKVSDNIILLKGNIDMSNWDALGAIEALNKICYDLHKGADGKSKLWSDVDLVIKSKLAAQ, via the coding sequence ATGAAGAAACTTTCATTATCTCTAATCGTACTTTTAGCTCTAAGTATATTTAGCTGTTCATCTAAAAAAGATTCAACAAAAACTGAATCTTCGAACACAAAAGAAGTTGAAACTACGGCTTCATCGTATGCCTATGATCCAGCACAAACTGTTGTTTCATTCACTGCATTTAAGACTACTGATAAAGTAGGTGTAAGTGGTCGTTTTCAGGAATTTGAAGTAAAAACATCAAAAGAATCTGTTAGTAATCCATCAGATATTTTAAGTGGATTAACCTTCGAAATTCCAATCAATAGTTTAGAGACCAACGATAAATCAAGAAACGGTAAAATCATTGAGCATTTCTTCGGATCAATGGTCAACACTTCTAAAATTACAGGTGTTGTAAAAAGTTTCTCAAACGGTAAGGCATTAGTGGATATCGCATTAAATGGAATTACTAAGGAAGTCGCTTTAGATGCTAAAGTAAGTGATAACATTATCCTTTTAAAAGGTAATATCGATATGAGTAACTGGGATGCTTTAGGAGCTATCGAAGCACTTAACAAAATCTGTTACGACCTTCACAAAGGTGCTGACGGCAAAAGTAAACTTTGGTCTGATGTAGATTTAGTCATCAAATCAAAGTTAGCAGCTCAGTAG
- a CDS encoding DUF4184 family protein gives MPIPIAHPMAVLPMFRYSHILSVSALIIGSMVPDFEHFLELRVSDKTGHTILGVFIYDLPVGIIIYYINKWYLKPMLKIVSPIRFRQFYHPVKRYTFLQIVLSLLIGIATHFLLDAITGEEGYFVKDLPYLFTEVQVTSSVRMNIHLIIWIFVSIFGAMNCFWMMFIAFDYKKTVARFRLHYWSIQYFVEVFLLTVVICILRYFLMGNPYILWNWGIVIGGATFFSFTLISMRWKFAQRGYFGMPKFLSNYKGVAFYTQENKKGSSPELP, from the coding sequence ATGCCTATTCCAATTGCTCATCCCATGGCAGTTTTGCCTATGTTTCGTTATTCCCATATTTTATCAGTATCCGCTTTAATCATAGGAAGTATGGTACCTGATTTTGAGCATTTTTTAGAGCTAAGAGTAAGCGATAAGACTGGACATACCATTCTCGGCGTGTTTATCTATGATTTACCCGTTGGAATTATTATTTATTACATCAACAAATGGTATTTAAAACCTATGCTAAAAATTGTGAGTCCAATTCGGTTTAGGCAGTTTTATCATCCTGTAAAGCGTTATACTTTTTTGCAAATTGTTCTTTCTCTATTAATAGGAATTGCCACTCATTTCCTATTGGATGCAATAACAGGAGAGGAAGGTTATTTTGTAAAGGATCTTCCATATTTATTTACAGAGGTACAAGTGACTTCAAGTGTTCGAATGAATATACATTTAATTATATGGATATTCGTATCAATATTTGGAGCAATGAATTGCTTTTGGATGATGTTTATCGCTTTTGATTATAAAAAAACAGTAGCTAGATTTCGTCTTCACTATTGGTCGATTCAATATTTTGTTGAAGTTTTTTTATTAACTGTAGTTATCTGTATCCTTAGATACTTTTTGATGGGAAACCCATATATCCTGTGGAATTGGGGCATAGTCATTGGTGGTGCCACTTTCTTTTCCTTTACTTTGATAAGTATGCGATGGAAGTTTGCACAAAGAGGCTATTTTGGCATGCCTAAGTTTTTATCAAATTATAAGGGTGTAGCATTCTATACCCAAGAAAATAAAAAAGGAAGCTCTCCCGAACTTCCTTAA
- a CDS encoding DUF4184 family protein, giving the protein MPLTFAHPTFIFFLKNRRNLSFTALIIGSIIPDFEHFLIFDISNKFGHTILGVFLFDLPFGLVVYYCYKTIIHPCFKKVISLNKEDKTSKALGFIQVLNSLGLGVLSHLFFDGLTSRSGYLVKFLPFLQTDMFSFIGRHMTLYIFLWYIFTTIGTIILIAYFSAYIYNVRKHQYKFYIKWRNFIEVLSSFLLIFSIAFHIKDPIGYLRWGVLIGGSLLYTVVGYSLYWRLKTQYSLSSNRSVLKKQKVKN; this is encoded by the coding sequence ATGCCACTAACATTTGCACACCCTACTTTTATTTTTTTCTTAAAGAATAGAAGAAACCTATCATTTACAGCTTTAATAATAGGTTCTATTATTCCAGATTTCGAACACTTTCTGATTTTCGATATCAGTAATAAATTTGGACATACTATTTTAGGAGTTTTTCTGTTTGATCTTCCTTTTGGGTTAGTTGTTTATTATTGTTACAAAACGATTATTCATCCTTGTTTTAAAAAAGTTATAAGCCTGAACAAAGAAGATAAAACAAGTAAAGCATTGGGTTTTATACAGGTACTTAATTCTTTAGGTTTAGGTGTTTTATCTCATTTGTTTTTTGATGGATTGACATCAAGAAGTGGTTATCTAGTGAAATTTCTTCCTTTTTTGCAAACGGATATGTTTTCATTCATAGGAAGACATATGACTTTATATATATTCTTATGGTATATTTTCACGACAATAGGGACAATTATTTTAATCGCCTATTTCTCTGCATATATTTATAATGTCAGAAAACATCAGTATAAATTTTATATTAAATGGAGGAACTTCATTGAAGTTTTGAGTTCATTCTTACTCATCTTTTCCATTGCTTTTCACATTAAAGATCCGATTGGATATTTGAGATGGGGAGTATTAATTGGAGGTAGCCTTTTATATACTGTAGTTGGTTACAGTTTGTACTGGAGATTAAAGACACAATATTCATTATCATCTAATAGAAGCGTTTTAAAAAAGCAAAAGGTCAAAAATTAA
- the miaA gene encoding tRNA (adenosine(37)-N6)-dimethylallyltransferase MiaA codes for MSQENSLNNTPLIVVTGPTASGKTSLATQLAYQIEGEVISADSRQVFRQMDIGTGKDLKDFVVEGTSIPYHLIDICDPGDDFNLYLFQKLYTEAVHDIINRKKNPILCGGTGLYIEAVTLEGYEDVWVPKNFQLRDKFEDSTLEEMLEYYKSLLDDDQLKDVDGIAHRQRSLMRAIEIEYFNKYNVETDIHPVNIPQLETYNFALNIDRDTRWSKIEKRLDERLKEGMIEEVDSLLQQLDAEKLKSYGLEYRFVTSYLLNEISYDDMRNELLKSIQQFSKRQMTWFRRMEKKTKLHWIPVEWETNKKIDFVLNTINSNQ; via the coding sequence ATGTCACAAGAAAATTCTTTAAATAATACCCCTTTAATTGTGGTAACCGGTCCAACAGCAAGTGGTAAAACTTCTTTAGCAACTCAATTGGCTTATCAGATTGAAGGTGAGGTCATAAGTGCTGACTCTAGACAAGTTTTTCGTCAGATGGATATTGGTACAGGAAAAGATTTGAAGGATTTTGTAGTCGAAGGCACTTCAATACCTTATCACTTGATTGATATTTGTGATCCTGGAGATGATTTTAATCTTTATTTGTTTCAAAAATTATATACGGAAGCAGTTCATGATATCATCAATAGAAAAAAGAATCCAATACTTTGTGGAGGAACAGGATTGTATATAGAAGCAGTCACACTCGAAGGATACGAAGATGTTTGGGTACCCAAAAATTTTCAACTAAGAGATAAATTTGAAGATTCAACATTAGAAGAAATGTTGGAATATTATAAATCTCTTCTAGATGACGATCAATTGAAAGATGTTGATGGAATAGCCCATCGTCAACGTTCTTTAATGCGTGCTATTGAGATAGAATATTTCAATAAATATAACGTAGAAACTGATATTCACCCGGTGAATATCCCCCAATTGGAGACGTACAATTTTGCTTTAAATATTGATAGGGATACTCGTTGGTCTAAGATTGAAAAAAGATTAGATGAACGTTTAAAAGAGGGGATGATCGAAGAAGTAGATTCTTTATTACAACAATTGGATGCAGAAAAACTGAAATCATACGGATTGGAATACAGATTTGTCACTTCCTATCTCCTAAACGAGATTTCATATGATGATATGAGAAATGAACTTCTTAAATCGATACAACAGTTTTCTAAACGTCAGATGACTTGGTTTAGGAGAATGGAGAAGAAAACTAAATTGCATTGGATCCCTGTAGAATGGGAGACGAATAAGAAAATTGATTTTGTATTGAATACTATCAATAGTAATCAGTAA
- a CDS encoding PP2C family protein-serine/threonine phosphatase, with protein sequence MTAGGFTWGLLSIYFDLAKPGMIPIGYVIFSVFNVYGWLKFKNKNVHKALQTFFSILLPFIFQIILGGARSTGVVMIWSLFALTATLAFYKGKALLYWLTIFVILLGIVIMIDHEIEYIAPAQLRDHHIFNLLLMINFSMISSMLFFLSKFFVDQQLKTMDELIETNAQLIAAEEEVRQNSEEIFVMNDTLKETNKKLEDAYVELERNKNDQIDQISHSLIESIDYAKQIQSCFLPQMQRFNEIVSDGFIFFKPLDVVSGDFYWFYKKENMIVIAAVDCTGHGVPGAFMSLLGAESLNNIVISREIYEPDEILFELDTLIRKKLKQERTNNRDGMDIALTVFDTTSKTISFSGAKNPLIYIENKELHLIKGDRQPIGMFHPDQEVKHFTKHTFNYTPNTSFYIYSDGIQDQFGGEKLKKFMPRRLKETLLKHHTLSMKVQKNMVENTFSSWKKDEPQTDDVLLMGFKIS encoded by the coding sequence ATGACTGCAGGTGGATTTACGTGGGGTTTACTAAGCATTTATTTTGATTTAGCAAAGCCTGGAATGATCCCTATTGGCTATGTTATATTCAGTGTTTTTAATGTATATGGATGGTTAAAATTTAAAAACAAAAACGTCCACAAAGCACTACAAACATTTTTCTCTATCCTTCTCCCCTTTATATTCCAGATTATTCTTGGAGGCGCAAGATCTACTGGCGTTGTGATGATTTGGTCTTTATTTGCCCTTACCGCAACATTGGCCTTTTATAAGGGCAAAGCACTTTTGTATTGGCTAACGATTTTTGTTATTCTCTTAGGGATTGTGATTATGATTGATCATGAAATTGAATACATTGCCCCTGCTCAGCTTAGAGATCATCATATATTCAATCTATTATTGATGATTAATTTTTCAATGATTTCCTCTATGTTATTCTTCCTTTCCAAATTTTTTGTTGATCAACAATTAAAAACCATGGATGAATTGATAGAAACCAATGCTCAATTAATTGCTGCGGAAGAAGAAGTACGACAAAATTCAGAGGAAATATTTGTCATGAACGATACTCTTAAAGAGACAAACAAGAAATTAGAAGATGCATATGTCGAATTAGAAAGAAACAAGAATGATCAGATCGATCAAATTAGTCATTCATTGATTGAAAGTATAGATTACGCAAAGCAAATTCAAAGTTGTTTTTTACCACAGATGCAACGGTTCAATGAAATTGTATCTGATGGATTTATTTTTTTCAAACCTCTAGATGTAGTTTCCGGTGACTTCTATTGGTTCTATAAAAAAGAAAATATGATTGTGATTGCAGCTGTTGATTGTACTGGACATGGAGTTCCTGGAGCATTTATGTCACTTTTAGGGGCAGAATCATTGAACAATATTGTCATCTCAAGAGAAATATATGAACCCGATGAAATCTTATTTGAATTAGATACATTGATAAGAAAAAAGCTAAAACAAGAAAGAACAAATAATAGAGACGGTATGGATATCGCACTTACAGTTTTTGATACAACATCAAAAACTATTTCTTTTTCAGGAGCGAAAAATCCCTTAATTTATATTGAAAATAAAGAGTTACATCTTATCAAAGGTGACAGACAACCAATAGGCATGTTTCATCCTGATCAAGAAGTAAAACACTTCACAAAACACACTTTTAATTATACTCCAAATACCTCTTTTTATATCTATTCTGATGGTATTCAAGATCAATTTGGAGGTGAGAAATTGAAAAAATTTATGCCAAGGAGATTAAAGGAAACTCTATTAAAACATCACACTTTAAGTATGAAAGTTCAAAAGAATATGGTAGAAAATACTTTTAGTTCTTGGAAGAAAGATGAGCCTCAAACAGATGATGTTTTACTGATGGGGTTCAAGATTTCATAA
- a CDS encoding MltF family protein codes for MNNRTKLLLSLSIIISLLYGCNPTKKAESYSEEKQTPPTPENEIIFESNQDLEDIKKRGKLIALTAYSSTSYYLYKGQTMGYEFELLKRLAEDLEVDLKVIVKTNTDSLRNALLKGEGDIIAYGLAITKDRQEIVDFTSPLMQVKQVLVQRKPKNWKSLPLHKIDKHVIRNVVDLKDKEVHVRENTPYQLRLENLENEMGEDIKIVLEGKNVSTEELIHRVAEGQIDYTIADENIAKVNNTYYPHLDTKTEISFPQRIAWATRKQSPLLRESVSHWLDSMKKTTDYYVIYNKYFKNTRAQSKRFDSKFFNTVEHRGLLSKYDQIIKEQADIIGWDWRLLASLVYQESRFDPHAKSWVGAVGLMQLMPATAKQFGAHNPRDPHQNVKAGTKYLKFLEKYWDEIEDEDERVKFMLASYNAGQGHVKDAQRLAAKFNHDPNVWDGNVEKYMLLKSHKQYYRDEVVKFGYARGKEPVNYVQSILGRYKRYIELLSIEK; via the coding sequence ATGAATAACAGAACTAAACTTCTTCTATCACTTTCTATAATCATATCCTTATTGTATGGTTGTAATCCGACGAAAAAAGCTGAAAGTTATAGTGAAGAAAAGCAAACTCCTCCAACCCCTGAAAATGAAATCATCTTTGAATCCAATCAAGATTTAGAAGACATCAAAAAGAGAGGTAAACTAATCGCTTTAACAGCCTATAGTTCAACATCCTATTACCTTTACAAAGGTCAAACTATGGGCTATGAATTTGAATTATTAAAACGATTGGCAGAAGACCTTGAAGTTGACCTAAAGGTTATTGTAAAAACCAATACCGATAGTTTAAGAAATGCACTACTAAAAGGTGAAGGCGATATTATTGCCTATGGTTTAGCCATTACAAAAGATCGCCAAGAAATAGTTGATTTTACTTCTCCATTAATGCAAGTGAAGCAAGTATTGGTTCAGCGTAAACCAAAAAATTGGAAATCCTTACCACTTCATAAAATTGATAAACATGTGATTAGAAATGTGGTCGATTTGAAGGATAAAGAAGTACATGTTAGAGAAAATACCCCATATCAATTGCGCCTAGAAAATCTAGAAAACGAAATGGGTGAAGATATAAAAATCGTTCTTGAAGGAAAAAACGTATCTACAGAAGAACTTATTCATAGAGTTGCTGAGGGACAAATTGATTATACCATAGCAGATGAAAACATTGCTAAGGTAAACAATACTTACTACCCTCACTTAGATACTAAAACTGAAATAAGTTTTCCTCAACGTATAGCATGGGCTACTAGAAAGCAATCTCCCCTTCTTAGAGAATCGGTAAGTCATTGGTTGGATTCTATGAAGAAAACGACCGATTATTATGTGATTTATAACAAGTACTTCAAGAACACAAGAGCACAATCGAAGCGTTTTGATAGTAAATTCTTTAATACTGTAGAACATAGAGGTTTACTTTCTAAGTACGATCAAATCATAAAAGAACAAGCAGATATTATTGGTTGGGATTGGCGTTTATTGGCTTCTTTAGTTTATCAGGAGTCAAGATTTGATCCTCACGCTAAATCGTGGGTTGGTGCTGTTGGACTTATGCAACTTATGCCTGCAACAGCAAAACAGTTTGGTGCACACAACCCAAGAGATCCTCATCAAAATGTTAAAGCGGGAACAAAATACCTTAAATTCCTTGAGAAATATTGGGATGAAATTGAGGACGAAGATGAACGTGTAAAATTCATGTTGGCTTCCTACAATGCAGGACAAGGACATGTGAAAGATGCTCAACGTCTAGCGGCAAAATTCAACCACGACCCTAACGTATGGGATGGTAATGTAGAAAAATACATGCTTCTGAAGAGTCATAAACAATACTACAGAGACGAAGTCGTCAAGTTTGGTTATGCACGCGGTAAGGAACCTGTAAACTACGTTCAGAGTATATTAGGGAGGTATAAAAGATATATCGAATTACTCAGCATTGAGAAATAA